A part of Carettochelys insculpta isolate YL-2023 chromosome 1, ASM3395843v1, whole genome shotgun sequence genomic DNA contains:
- the SH2D1B gene encoding SH2 domain-containing protein 1B, with translation MEFPFYHGKITRKTCEELLSKKGKNGSFLLRESESVPGALCLCVFFEQLIYTYRIFREHDGYLRIQTTEDVPQQVFKTIKDLIYAYEKPNQGLVVNLRYPVRRPKPPGKVRHSRVVVNEIYDEVEDSDYVDVIP, from the exons ATGGAGTTCCCATTTTATCATggaaaaataacaagaaaaaccTGTGAAGAATTACTGAGCAAGAAAGGCAAGAATGGTAGCTTTTTATTACGAGAGAGTGAGAGCGTGCCAGGAGCCTTGTGTCTTTGTGTTTT CTTTGAACAGCTGATCTACACTTATAGAATCTTCCGGGAACATGACGGTTACCTTAGGATTCAG ACGACTGAAGATGTTCCACAACAGGTCTTCAAAACAATAAAGGATTTAATATACGCATATGAAAAGCCAAATCAAGGACTTGTCGTCAACCTTCGCTACCCAGTAAGGAGACCAAAGCCCCCAGGGAAAGTAAGGCACTCCAGGGTAGTTGTGAATGAAATTTATGATG AAGTGGAAGATAGCGATTATGTTGATGTTATACCTTAA